Genomic DNA from Leptospirillum ferriphilum:
ACGAAGACCACCCAGCCGGAAAACAGGTGAAAAAAACCTTCCGCAAGATCCGGATTCATCGAACCGAGGATGCCGGCCCCCGCGATCCGGATCATGTTGGCGACCACGGCGATCGGAATGGCAGAAAGGGTGAAAAGGACCCCCGGGAGGCCTTTCAGATGACCCAGACGTGTGAGAAGCACCGAGATGGCCAGAAGGGAGACGAGAGACTGGATTCCGCTGCAGGCTTTCACGATCCCGAGAGAAATATGGGGAAGGTTGATAATGTTTCCCTCCCGGTAGACCGGAATCTGCAAGAACTCCAGAAGACGGGCCGAGCCTCTGGCCGCCAGCATCTGGAGGGGAAGTGCGATCGCGTTGAACACCAGATAGGGCAGGGGAATCATAAAAAGAAGGTACAAAATCGGGAAACGGGTGGCGTTCAGGGTTTTCAGCCCCCAGTAACCCGCAACGATGCCGGCAACGAGAAAGAGGATCGAAATCTGCTGGATATAGTAGAGTCCGGAAACGGTTCCGATCCCAAGGCACAGGATTCCTGCGGTCGTCAGGACGATTCCCCAACCGGACGGGGAGTCGCGAAGATTCCGGAGGCGGTCCCGTTCGATGTAAAGGAGGAACCCGAAGACAAGAGGCACGAGAACGCCGTGGGAATAG
This window encodes:
- a CDS encoding exosortase/archaeosortase family protein → MRTDRLFLALALGAASLLSWQNFRKLWDDWMTLPAYSHGVLVPLVFGFLLYIERDRLRNLRDSPSGWGIVLTTAGILCLGIGTVSGLYYIQQISILFLVAGIVAGYWGLKTLNATRFPILYLLFMIPLPYLVFNAIALPLQMLAARGSARLLEFLQIPVYREGNIINLPHISLGIVKACSGIQSLVSLLAISVLLTRLGHLKGLPGVLFTLSAIPIAVVANMIRIAGAGILGSMNPDLAEGFFHLFSGWVVFVFAFLSLILEIRLFQRFRRIPDVA